The following are encoded together in the Macadamia integrifolia cultivar HAES 741 chromosome 10, SCU_Mint_v3, whole genome shotgun sequence genome:
- the LOC122090759 gene encoding anthranilate synthase alpha subunit 1, chloroplastic-like: protein MENLAISPSFVPSVSRLSPVVPVSVRALCRRSSTGFLNLSGSRSCLRTLRCSVLSAPSLVDDGAVKFIEASKDGNLVPLHRCIFSDHLTPVLAYRCLVKEDDRDAPSFLFESVEQGFRSSNVGRYSVVGAQPTMEIVAKENLVTIMDHEKGCRTEEFVDDPMVIPRRIMENWKPQLIEELPDAFCGGWVGYFSYDTVRYVEKKKLPFSSAPEDDRNLADVHLGLYNDVIVFDHVEKKAYVIHWVRLDQYSSVDEAYTDGMNRLELLVSRVQNIDIPRLSSGSVKLYTRLFGSSLKTSSMTSEAYMQAVLQAKEHILAGDIFQIVLSQRFERRTFADPFEIYRALRVVNPSPYMAYLQARGCIMVASSPEILTHVKKGNIINRPLAGTVRRGKTDKEDEILEKELLNDEKQCAEHIMLVDLGRNDVGKVSKAGSVKVEKLMNVERYSHVMHISSTVTGELLDDLTCWDALRAALPVGTVSGAPKVKAMELIDQLEVTRRGPYSGGFGGVSFTGDMDIALALRTIVFPTATRYDTMYSYKDANKRREWVAHLQTGAGIVADSVPEDEQRECENKAAGLARAIDLAESTFVDK from the exons ATGGAAAATCTAGCTATTTCGCCAAGTTTTGTTCCATCAGTTTCTCGTTTATCTCCGGTTGTTCCTGTTAGTGTCCGTGCCCTTTGCCGCAGAAGCTCAACAGGCTTTCTTAACTTGTCTGGCTCCCGCTCATGTCTCCGTACATTGCGGTGCTCAGTTCTATCTGCTCCGTCAttag TAGATGATGGTGCAGTGAAGTTTATAGAAGCCTCTAAGGATGGAAATTTAGTTCCTCTTCACCGTTGCATATTCTCTGACCACTTGACTCCGGTGCTTGCTTACCGATGTTTGGTTAAAGAAGATGATCGAGATGCCCCAAGCTTCTTGTTTGAGTCAGTTGAGCAGGGTTTTAGATCGTCAAATGTT GGACGTTATAGTGTGGTTGGAGCTCAGCCAACAATGGAAATTGTGGCAAAGGAGAATCTCGTTACAATTATGGACCATGAGAAAGGATGTAGGACGGAGGAATTTGTAGATGATCCAATGGTAATACCTAGAAGAATCATGGAGAATTGGAAACCACAGCTGATTGAAGAGCTTCCAGATGCATTTTGTG GTGGATGGGTGGGTTATTTCTCATATGATACTGTGCGGTatgtggagaagaagaagcttccatTCTCGAGTGCACCTGAAGATGATAGAAACCTTGCAGATGTTCATCTGGGCCTCTATAATGATGTTATTGTATTTGATCACGTGGAGAAG AAAGCATATGTGATCCATTGGGTGCGGTTGGATCAGTACTCTTCAGTTGATGAAGCCTACACTGATGGAATGAATCGCTTGGAACTTTTAGTGTCTAGAGTGCAAAATATTGATAT ACCGAGGCTATCGTCAGGTTCTGTAAAATTATACACTCGCCtttttggttcttctttgaagACGTCAAGCATGACAAGCGAGGCATACATGCAAGCTGTATTGCAAGCTAAAGAGCATATCCTTGCTGGGGATATTTTCCAAATAGTACTTAGTCAACGTTTTGAGCGACGAACATTTGCTGATCCATTTGAAATATACAGAGCATTAAGAGTTGTTAATCCAAGTCCTTATATGGCTTATCTACAG GCCAGGGGATGCATTATGGTTGCTTCAAGCCCAGAAATTCTCACTCACGTGAAGAAG GGAAATATTATTAACCGACCGCTTGCTGGGACTGTTAGAAGAGGTAAGACAGACAAGGAGGATGAGATTTTGGAAAAGGAACTGCTAAATGATGAAAAGCAATGTGCAGAGCACATTATGCTAGTTGATTTGGGACGGAATGATGTTGGAAAG GTCTCCAAAGCTGGTTCTGTTAAGGTGGAGAAGCTTATGAATGTTGAGCGGTACTCTCATGTTATGCACATTAGCTCCACG GTTACAGGTGAATTACTCGATGATCTCACTTGCTGGGATGCACTGCGTGCAGCATTGCCTGTTGGAACAGTTAGTGGAGCACCAAAG GTGAAGGCCATGGAGTTGATAGATCAGCTGGAAGTCACTAGGCGTGGGCCATATAGTGGTGGTTTTGGAGGCGTTTCCTTTACTGGAGATATGGACATTGCCCTTGCTCTGAGGACCATCGTTTTCCCAACTGCAACCCGATATGACACAATGTACTCTTACAAGGACGCAAACAAACGCCGGGAATGGGTTGCTCACCTTCAAACCGGGGCTGGGATTGTAGCTGACAGTGTACCTGAGGATGAACAGAGAGAATGTGAGAACAAAGCGGCTGGTCTTGCCCGTGCCATTGACCTGGCAGAGTCAACATTTGTTGATAAATGA